TCGTGACCGGTGAACTCCGCGATTTCTGCACCCGAGGTCGCGTAGACCACCCGATCGAACCCCGCGTACCGCATCCCGCCGGCGCACATCGGACACGGCTCGGCGCTGGTGTACATCGTCGTCTCATCGCGGATTTCCGGTTCGAGATCGCGCACGGCGAGGCGCGCGAGGTTCAACTCGGGATGCCGGCGTACGTCGTCCTCGGTGACGACCCGATTCGAGCCCTCCATCACGACCTCGCCGTCGTGGACGAGCACCGAACCGAACGGGTTATCGCCGCGTTCCGTCGCCTCGCGGGCCAGTTCGATCGCCCGGCGCATGAAGCGTTCTTCGGACATACGGGAGGGTCGGTCCGACGGCAGGTGGTCGTTCCGGTCGGATCCAGCACGGTTTTGTAGCCGCTCGCGAGAAAACGGGGTATGATCGGCTTCATCGGCGGCAGCGGTATTTACGAGGCCCTGCCACTCGAGAACACCC
This window of the Halalkalicoccus subterraneus genome carries:
- a CDS encoding nucleoside deaminase, producing the protein MSEERFMRRAIELAREATERGDNPFGSVLVHDGEVVMEGSNRVVTEDDVRRHPELNLARLAVRDLEPEIRDETTMYTSAEPCPMCAGGMRYAGFDRVVYATSGAEIAEFTGHEPGVRASEILDGVTEVEGPVCHEEALALHDSFW